The following nucleotide sequence is from Pagrus major chromosome 16, Pma_NU_1.0.
ACccgtcatacttgagtaaaagtcttacaGTACTTGATAATAAATGCACTTTAGTAagagtaattttctggcaataaatgtacttaagtatcaaaagtacaagtaaaggtaaattatacatatatttacacatattgtatgtatatactgtatgctatGGCCTGAccgaattttttttttttttttatcaattgtTGATCAAATTATGTATAAATGCTTTGGcacatgcaatctgcaaagtaattagtaactaaagttatcaaacaaatgtagtgactaaaaaagtacaatatctgctgccaaaatgtagttgagtcaaagtataaagtagcagaaaagggAAATAACTCTACTACTGAAGtgcaaatacctcaaaattgtacttgaataaatatacttagttacattgcaTCACTGCATATACATTACTTATCAAAATGTATTAGATATAAACTAACACAGATGAAGATTTCATACTGAATATACATGTATAACTCCACAGAAGCAGAATAAAATGAATCCTAATATGTCAGGCCTATTGGCATGGCTTTGGAGAGAGTGGATCATTAATACATATGTTATGGCATttccaaaataacatttttgggGATAGAGTCTAATACatgtttaatattaaatgtGGATGTGTTACTATGAGCAGAATGGAGAAATCCTGTAAACAATGACTGATGATGATCCTAAGCAACTATATTATATTTACATCTTTTTGTCTGTAACCTCTGGTGTACTGTCcttgtgttgtgtatttgtattttttgtaatcaaaatctaaacaagaaaaaaacccaaacagaaacacacatttaataaatttaatatattttaatttatatatttttttaaaaactatttacaagtgcagaaaatacatttccagCTGACATCCGCAGTGGACGATTATGGATTAATTGTTCAACGGGCCACTTATTTGTCCAGCcttcctcccacctcctccactgcGCTCCAGCTCTAACAGCACAGGGTTAAGCAGCAGCATTCCGCTCGCTTTATTTAAATCAACAGTGGTCTTGGATGAGGCCAGTTTGTGTACAAGCACGTCTAAACACAGGCAGTCTAGGTACAACGTGTGGCTGTGCAGCATAAACCTGAGACCAAGTGTATACCTGCCAAGGCTTTAGATAGAGAAATATACCAGTGATACAGTATATGTTACAATCTTATCTGAGAAAATTAATGCAGTAAAAAATATAAGCTCATTTTTTGGCCAGTTTTCATCCCTTCAAGTATTACTCAGCCATAACTTTATGACTTTGGAGTGTCCACACTCCAATTCAGAATTGTTTACCAGTCTCCAATGACGTGGGGTCATCAGGTCATAATTAGTGAAGATGTAGCTATATTTTAAGCGGAATCACCAAAATGTACGGCTAACATTCAACGACAACAGAACGCCCTGACACACCACTGTAGACGCTGGCAGTGAGGGTGAATACCTCCGCCAGGTGTGTCCTGCCTTCCTGTGTGCGTTTCCTTCCCCTCCCGCGTTACGACTCCAATcacaagaaagacaaagacaccTCACTGGAATGTTCCTATACGGGTGAAGGGGTGAAGCTAAAAAGGCACACAGTCCTGTATTGTATTTGAAAAAGAAACCCACGTATCATTAACAAATCAATTTGGCTCTAGCTGACTTGTAAATATTGTGGATGTTGACTTGGCAACCAAAGTTCAGGCACTCAAAATGAGTCTTAGATGTAGACACAGGGGCCCACAGGAAGAATCCAGAACTGATGACTCAACTTCCAGGGCCTGACACACACTGTCGTTTGGCTCATAGTTCTGAGTCTGTTTTCTGAGGTTTGTTTGTTGGGTTCCAGCCCAAGCGCTGTCGATCTCCTGCTCTTCAGCCTGATTCCAAATTTCAATCATGAAGTGGACAGATTCGGAGCAGAGGCCCGTATCTTCTCCTCAAGTTTAAGTCCTGATGGCCCGAAGGAAGGCTTTAACGCACTCCTGAAGGACGGAGGCTGTTCTTTCAGCTCCCTGGGCTCCAGCTCCGGCTCCGGCTTCGTCACAGCCACACTGCAGTTGTTAAAGTGGTCGTCGTCATTGTACTTGTCGTGATGCCTGCCCATGTTGCGATTGCGCCTCTTCAACTTGTTTGCACACCGCACGAAGCGCTTGGAGATGAGATAAATGATCTCGCAGATGTTCAGAACGATGCAGAGGGCCGAAGCTCCAACCATGAAGTAGGTGAAGACCTTCTTCTCAGTGGGATGGCCAATGTAGCAGTCCACCTGGTTGGGGCAAGGCGACACCTCACACTTAACAAGCCTGGGTAGGTAGAAGCTGTCGTAGATGTGGTGGAGGATGTAGAGGAAGGAGACCTCGATGCCCGTCTTTACGAAGAGGCTGATCAGATAGGTCCACCACAGGCCGCCGTGCTTCTTGCCCGTGTTGTTGTACAGCTTTTTTTCGTCACCATGCTTGGCCTTGTACTTGCGCTCGCGGTCGTCACGGTACGCTACATGCATGACCACCATGAAGGACGGGCAGGTGACGAAGATGAGCTGCAGGGCCCACAGGCGGATGTGGGAGATGGGGAAGAAGTGGTCGTAGCAGACGTTGGCGCAGCCAGGCTGCTTGGTGTTGCAGTCAAAGTCTTTCTGCTCATCGCCCCACACTCGCTCCGCTGCCACCACGTACACCATCACcctgaacacaaacaccacagacaACCATACCCGGCCGAACGCTGTGGAGTATTTGTTCACCCCACTGAGGAGGGCTTGGAAGGTCTTCCAGTCCATGTCCTTGGCTGGCAGTCAAATATGTCTTCTCTGGGATTCTTCTCTTGCTGGTAGTCGTTTATCTTCAGACCTGGAGGTGGCAGAATGAAGAATGGGGTGAACATGCTATCATTGTCACTCTGTGAACATCCGTGTTAGTGCTATCCCACTCAACACCAGGTTGCTTTTATAACAAGGAACCTTTTAATCTGACTGTGTCATTTATCTTCCAAAGCTGATTTAATGTGAGAACATCTCCAACATGTCTCATTTATCAACCCGACCACTAACAGTAACACAGTTGGGTAGGCCTTGAGCCAAACTGCTACTGAGAAAAACAAGTTGGACCAACGTTAGTAACACACCTAGAGTTTGTATGTACGTCTCAGGCAGCAAACTTTCCCCATTTCACAACtttttatacaaatatttatttaagaaAGAGATAAAAAGCTATCAGCCATCTGTTCTGTATCCTAAAAAGCAGTATTTAGTCATCTGAATGTGTGAGAAGAAACAGCTTTTTACGCACAGGCTGAATGCGTAATTTGAACATAGTTTCGTGATATCTTTGGCTCCTCATACACATATGACCCTTCTTCAACCACCAGAGAGAAATGATCGTGTCATAGGCTGCCGTGTAAAAACCAACGaagcaacacatttaaaaactctCATTTCCAGTTGGCTGACACGCGAACTCGAAGGCTTAACTCATCTCAGACACATCAAAAGTTCATTGCGGTGAGTTATCACTTACCAAGAGAAGTGTTAGTCCATTCTTCGTTGAAAAGCACGCGACTGCGTTTATTTCCGGTGAATTTCTCGTTGCTCTAATGTCGTTTTAGTGCTTTAACGCACAAATTTGGCTCCCGTCGACAGGTAGAGAAGCGCAGTGTGGAGAAATGCGCCTGTGGGTGTGGTTAAAGAAGAAAGACTGGAGCTACCCCAgatgttcctctctctctctctctctctctctctctctctctctctctctccctccctccctccctcgctctgcctctctctcccactcacaTGCCAGTGTTAGGTGgcaaatcaaatgtttgtttttttgcgtAACTGTCATCACACATCACTGAAACCATCTCCAAGTACTTTGGGTGTGATTTCgatgaagacaaacacaaaaacaatcaagtCTGGAGTCAGATAACCAATCACAGACAACACATGGTTAAGGTCTGTGATTCCAACACCAGGGGGTCCTTGTATAAAGCTGGAGTGTTTAGCTTAATTTCACAATGAATGGGAGGATGCAAAAAGATGAATGTTTAACATGtccctgaacacaccacagacaGGAGCAGAACTCAAGACAGTGTTAAATGGGCAAAATCCTCTTATAATGGGTGTTTTTGCTCATTACAAGGTTTGACtatgtttgtcattgtttttaatattcagTGTTTCCAGGGAGGATTGTCTTTctccctgtcccaacttgtttctGAGTGCTTCACACAGCATATGTAAGtggcagagacagacacacccTGAGgtgaatgcatttttttgttgttgtgcgTGTCTCTATTTGTTTCCTGATGTACTACGAGTGCTCGGCAGATCTTTTGTGCGATTTAactggtggagaggaggtcagaGTGGAGAGAGCAGTTCAAATATTACAGAGTGAATTCCTTGTCAAAGATATGCAAGTCCCTCTCCAGTCAAACATGTTTCTTTGCGTTCCTACGGTTGAATGTTTGGGCTTCACTGTGTAGTACACAAGTGTAACTGAAAGGGACACTGGGGTTTTGGTgaaggaattcaaactcaaaacttaaatatttgcaatattaatgaggtagtaactcagaaatatacatttgttctccataactgagtaaacaagctgttctttgAGGTCCCCAGAATGCTGTTCTTccccaaaattacatagtgtacctttaaaGCCACTGAGAAAGGACTTTTCAGTAAAGTAGGGGACATCTCCTGTGGAGTAGTTAAACTATTGAAATCACACCTATTTGCATAATCATAGattcagtattttttcttaaataagagagaaaaatagatgTAATTTTAAGGACTCTAACaatttttgctttgtttttttaactacaTCGTAAAACACGTCTGGAGGGAAGCTTGACATTTCCTTGTTCCTACTcattcttttgtatttttgttatctAGCATCCTTAAAGGGGTATTGtgtttccttcttcctttcaaAAACCAAGTTCTTCTCAGATGACACTGTCACAATTCATGAACTTTCAGCGGTCCTAAACACATCCTCATTGTTAGATCGTGAGCCTTTGTCTCCACTGAACCATCCACcaaacttttcacattttttctaaCGCTTTGCAGACAGGATTTACCAATCAAACAGCATTACTGTGTCTTTGTGCCCAGTATTAGCACTTTTTTAAGGAGTATCAAATATGAGCTGGAACACAATGCCACATGTGTACAAGAGCTTGCCAGTTCTTGCGATACCCACAATAAGAGTTATTGAAATCCTGTGTTTAAGTTACATAACAGGGGACTTGTTCAGACATCACTAGTCTCAAGTCAAATCAGGTTTATTTCTATTGCTTGGTACAATCGCATACAATGTTTAAACAGGCTCATAACAAAAAAGAGCTCCCAGCCAAGCCCCAAAATTTCTAAGAGGCAAACGAAGTGTTCTCCAAAACCCTTTCCTGAGAACAACATACTGTaagttgcacctttaatttacaatcaatcaatcaatcaatcaaccaatcaatcaatcaatcaatcaatcaatcaatcaatcaatcaatcaatcaatcaatcaatcaatcaaagctttattgtcatttagctgcacctacaaaagtagtgcagcaaaaatgagattgcATTTCTCCGGGATCCATAACacgaacacaataaatacacacaatatattactataataatttcaaactaaaactatgactaAGGCTCATGAAGTGCAGTAGTGCACATGTTCCagatcagcagttcagcaaTCTAACAGCTTGTGGAAGGGGTCCCTGACGATGTTCAGTGCACTGCTCCTGCAGTGGCTTATGAAGAGTTcttggacagaggggagggaaactCCGATGACCCTCTCAGCTCCATATGGGATATGGGAATTGTTGAGATGCAACATGGATAGAGTACAAACTTCAAGCTgaattgctgttttattttcattttgtcaacatttattgAACTGAGATGAGTATAAGTTCagttaattaacattaatattatGCTACTTGTGCTAACATATGATGTTACATTAAAAGTTGAGATATTAGTCAACATTTGTTCATATGCCCAGTGCACACAATACCACTAAATTTAAACCATCATATTGAGTCAGATAAGTttacgttagctagctaacagttaaCCCTCTAAGGATACCTAACAGGCTAATATTAGCCAAAGTTTGGAGGCTATTTTGACCGACTATGACTCTTACATGACAGAATATCATAGTGACACCAGTGTtctttttcaacacatttttaggtgtacttaaaggtgcaatatgtaagaattggccacctgtcaaagtcatacttaaaacaaatatgtggtagcatatcaccagagtaactgctaattCTGCTAACTGTAGATGCTGTagacttcagtagatatctctggaacacaatacatagacatcataatatcaaaacagatttttttccacattctgttgataatccttacatattgcatatTTAACTAGCAAACACTAGCAATAGCAATGGTCACGTCTACCTCAAAGGCAGCAATCTGGTGGCAGGCTCAAACATAGGTTCCCACAAGCAATTGAGTCAGCCTCATATTTTCAACCTTTGTACaactaaaaaacattttttatgttataaAAGGCTAACTCCAACAGTGAAAAGTAACACTATGAGGAGATGTCACAGTGCAGGCCTCTCTAAGTCAAACACTTCAAAGTCTTGCAGCTATGAGCTAAAACTCTCAGGATTTTGTTACGTCTCAACTGTAGCTGTGATATTCAGGAAAATCGTCTATGACATAAAGCTTGAGCACGTGATCACAACATCTGTACGTGCAACATTTAAGAGCAGTTCAGTAGACAAGGATTACATttgagggagggggggagaaaagTTGCTTCTTTGCTCTAGATGAAGAACTGGTCCAGGCAGTCGGTCTGCTGGGGCACACCTGGAGGAATGCACCTTGTGAGTCAACCACTGCCAGCTGCACGTCTCAACAAGGCCGACAAGCACGACAGGATAAACACTTTGTATTGCTGGTACTGAAGTACTAGAGAGCAGAGAAAGCGAggacaaagagaagagaaaaaaaaccccaaaagagATGGGAGGGTCCTTGTAATCGGAGTATATGTTGGCTTCTTTACAGTACCACCCAGTCAGGCTGGACCAACAGAGAGAAAACTCAGATGACATACTGAAGCTAGTAGAAGTGCTAGTAGAAATGACTTTTTATAATATTGAGAGCATAGATCCTGTTTGGACACTATTTCCTTCAGCAAAGTGATGATTAGTTGAGACTTCACCCAGTCCATTGCTGCACCAATGAAAGAAGATGTTATCCCTACTGTGTACTTATATGCGGATGAGATCCTCTtgagaaatcacacaaaaaaacatgttttcaactTCCTCCTTCCACATATTTTTGGTCTGATGAGGATTAAGATTTCAATCTGTTGCCAACTCACTACAGCGGAGGGGAAAAATGTCTTTCCAGGAGTGACTTATATTTCCTGAAACAGTGCCCTAGTTACTCTGATGATCCACAGACCTTGCTTGTTAATAGGAACAACTGTCTACTGAAATAGACATTAATAGTTCCAATGAAATGTGTTAACAGAAGTGCCTGTAGATGTTCCAGAAAGGTACTTTGTTTGACTTCTTAAAATGTCATTCTTTAATGCTCTGAGTAGCACAAACTATATCTTATCCTCCTCCGTGGTTTTGGGTTGGCATCAAAAGTTCAAGAGGCTAGAGATATTTCACAGCCTCAGCAGCAGAAATCTCTCTGAAAATACCTGCACGGATCAATCCCACAAGACGTGAGTGcgaaaatgtgtctttttctaCTCTCACTATATCTCTCCTATCGCACGTTGCGAAGTGTAAATACTGGAAACATCCATTCACCGGCTGCATGGACCAACATTCCTGCGCTGGGTGGATCCATGCGCGTCAGCACAGATGAACTGAACCGAGGAGTGGGAGACTCCTCCTCCGCCCTTCATAAAGTACCAATCAAGCTAAACAATGAGGGTGCTGCTCCTAGCAACAGTGTGCCAACGGGGAGGGAGGGCTGCAtgaaacacatggaaaaaagttggaggagaaagagagttTGAGGTCGTAGTCAGACCACAGAGCTCGAGCAGAATCAACAAATCCTTCGGCTGGGTTTACATTGTTCATTAGTGTATTTCCTAACACTCTTTTACATATTGTGTAACTGTTAAAGGGCAGAACTACTGTGTATGGATCTCTCTAAATTATGAAAGAGAActcattttcaaaaacaaatctttaatgaaaaataatataaacaatCGCGCAGCCACGCTGCATCTCAACGCTGTGGAATATGCACATCCTGATACTATTAACATCTGTGTTTACAACACTCAGTTTCAGCTCCATTGCTCTCTTCAGCTTGTAAGAAGACAGCAGTGTAAAACAGTAACACGCACAACAGTACAATCTTTTAAACCTTTTGATAAATAATGTAGAGTATTGACAGAGTCGGATATAGCATTTGAGTGAACTGAAGGGAGAAGAACAGTTTGAAGTAAACATATGGAGGTCTGGCTCTGAGCAGAAGGAAAATCTTACACAGAAAACCACATGTGTTTGTAAAAACCATACTCTCCAAACCATGGTGACTCATGTAATTGGTATCAAGGCTAGATCTGACACTGCGCCTCGCAGacttttcccctcttttctttcctgtgcaaGGGTTATAGAACTTCATCTGTAAAAAGTAACTCTGTAAAAACTCGGACCCGAACACAAAACAGTGATCACATTCCACATTAATGACACATGAGTCTTGTGGCACAGAAACAGTGAGGAACTACTTTAGTTGTAGTTCAGAGCCTGAGCAGAGAAATGTCTGCTGCCAAGTCTTTCAGTGGAAGTGCTTGCAAAGTGAGGACAAGCACATTTCCTTCCCCATGTCCTTGTTTTTCCATAAAGTCTTTCAGTATCTCAAGATATGGCCACGCTGTATGAAGGAGCAGGTGTCTCAGGGGTGCCTTTGCCTGTCAGCTTTATTGAGTTTGACTCCATCAAGGTGCTTCCACTGGACAGCGTGTTGGTCATGACGTGACGAGAGTTATGGAGCGAGGTGAAGCATTCGCGGCAGCGTTTGCCAACCAGGTAGAGGATTTCAAAAATAGAGAGCAGAATGCAGACCAGGCTGGTGACAACCATGAAGAGGGTGAAGATTCTTTTCTCAGTGGGCCGAGCGATGAAGCAGTCCACCTTGTTGGGACAGGGCTTTTGCTCGCACTTGATGAGCGAGGGGAAGTCGTAACCCTCGTAGATGTGGTAGAGGAGGTAGACAAAGGTGATGTCCACCCCTATTTTGAAGACAAGGGTGAGGACGTATGTCCACCACAGGCCTCCACGTTTCTTGCCGGTGTTCTGGTAGAGACGGCGGCAGTTTTCGCCATACTTGGCCGTGTTTTTACGTTCCCTGTCCTCCCTGTAGGCAACGTGCATCACCACCAGGAGAGAGGGGCAGGTGACAAAGATGAGCTGCAGGGCCCACAGCCGGACGTGGGAGACGGGGAAGAAGTGGTCATAGCAGACGTTGTGGCACCCGGGCTGAGCCGTGTTGCATTTGAAGTCTTTCTGTTCGTCGCCCCAGACCTTCTCTGCCGCCACCACAAACACCATGACCCTGAAGACGAAAACGATAGAGAGCCACACTCGGCCGAAGGCTGTGGAGTACTTGTTCACCCCACTGAGGAGGCCCTGGAGGAATGCCCAGTTCATGATGAGGTTTGCTCACAGTCTATCTTCTCTTCCTGCTGAAGGAAGACAGGCGAGCCTCTTTTCAGCTGGAACGGCACAGACAAAATTCAGGTATCTACCAGcctaagaaaaaaaacaataatgtcaCGAATGTAGGAGGCAGCTGGGACAACAAGTCAACAAACGGCGGTGGGACCGTCAttaacatatacatacacatttacatatcTTTAAGGCAAAATCTAAAAGGGATAAGAGCAAAATGAACATATAAAACTGCCTTCAAACGTTCACTCAACAAGAAACTTTCATGTCATATAAGTAAAAACTTTTTAATTCGTCCCTCTACTGACAAACAGTCCGACAACTCTTACTCAATTCAGCCATTCGCCCCGCAACGACTGCGTTTAACGCGTTCAAGTTTGTACATTCCGTGCGTAATTACTCGTTACACAAAATATCCACGTCTAACACCTACAAAATCGGGTGAATCCGAAAGTCCGATCCATAACCATACATATGAAATGTGTATACTTACAGTTTAAAACGCAGTTGTGACGGTTCAGTGTCGGAGCGGAGAAACGGGCTCTGGATGCGCCTCACCGATGAGTATCTCAGGACATGTCTTCACACAGGACGGGAGTGGAGGGGGTGGAGTTGTTTGCCTGCCATTTCTTCTTCTCACAACCCGACCTGCTCAGGTGTGGCAACCCCATTCCGCTGCACACAAAACGTGTTTGTCTAATTAAGTGAGGAGAGCGGGCGACGGTGGatgttctttctttctatttttttaaagtgtggcGTGGTCAAACAGGCTCCCAGCACGTGATCATTTCACAATTTACATGAATATTCATAATATACAGATGACATATTTCAGCATGCATGATTTGTGCAAATTTGAAACCAAAATACATGTGTTTATAATTATTATGGCAATACAGACCGCaagttagtttttcttttttaaatagttCAGCTTGAAAATAAGGAAGACAATGTGCTCTAAATAGGTAATTATGCAACTATAAAAAGGGGTAAGCCAACAGTCAGCAGattaatgtgacatttattttgtaagtaATGATAAGTTTATTTAAATAGGACCTTTCAAGAACAGacatcacaaagtgcttcacaaaagAATGACAGACATCAAGCTGTGgtttctttataaaaaaaaaaattgtttattgaaatatttacatGGCAGATGTGGGTTCAAAGTACAAAAGACCATGCACACACTTGTGCTCGCCGACATACACTGCCTCCATAGACACAtacaaaacaagcacacactccTTTTTCATTCACACATATTCTCCACAGTCAGAGATGATGACTTTCTGCTTCGGCTTGCCGTCTTTTGCTCCCTGAGCCtgcagggggggaaaaaaacagtttttcaagATACAGCAATTATTTGCCAAATTGCAGCATGATTGTCTTTAAAAAAGTTACAAACTGTTATTACAAAATGGCCAATATAACACAACGCCCAGAGTTATTTCAGAAATATATTCTGGAGTGTACTGTAGCACACAGATTGAGGCAACACACTTTAttaaatgacaaacatttcaaaGCCGTGGGCGTCTTCATCAGAATGATGATGAAGAGACTGTGAGCTTGTCCAGTGTCAACCCCACGTGCAGTGGTTGAAGCGTGTTACACTTCTTCCTTCAACAAAGCCCAGAGAGTTGTTTGTGCTTTTACAAactcaaataataataataatctagtATAATAGTAATAATCATCTAGATTACACTTGTGGACGGTATGatcacaaatatattttatttttggaacTTAAATATAGGTAGACAAGTAGACAATAGacaacttatcattctgaagtaaatactgattgcacagtgtaatggctgtaggaAAATGACACCATATATGTGGATAGATTGGTTGAGActtctaggtcaaattgggaaTAGAAACTTGC
It contains:
- the gjb10 gene encoding gap junction protein beta 10 codes for the protein MNWAFLQGLLSGVNKYSTAFGRVWLSIVFVFRVMVFVVAAEKVWGDEQKDFKCNTAQPGCHNVCYDHFFPVSHVRLWALQLIFVTCPSLLVVMHVAYREDRERKNTAKYGENCRRLYQNTGKKRGGLWWTYVLTLVFKIGVDITFVYLLYHIYEGYDFPSLIKCEQKPCPNKVDCFIARPTEKRIFTLFMVVTSLVCILLSIFEILYLVGKRCRECFTSLHNSRHVMTNTLSSGSTLMESNSIKLTGKGTPETPAPSYSVAIS
- the gjb3 gene encoding gap junction protein beta 3, whose amino-acid sequence is MDWKTFQALLSGVNKYSTAFGRVWLSVVFVFRVMVYVVAAERVWGDEQKDFDCNTKQPGCANVCYDHFFPISHIRLWALQLIFVTCPSFMVVMHVAYRDDRERKYKAKHGDEKKLYNNTGKKHGGLWWTYLISLFVKTGIEVSFLYILHHIYDSFYLPRLVKCEVSPCPNQVDCYIGHPTEKKVFTYFMVGASALCIVLNICEIIYLISKRFVRCANKLKRRNRNMGRHHDKYNDDDHFNNCSVAVTKPEPELEPRELKEQPPSFRSALKPSFGPSGLKLEEKIRASAPNLSTS